Proteins encoded within one genomic window of Halodesulfurarchaeum formicicum:
- a CDS encoding TrkA C-terminal domain-containing protein — translation MSLAVVELGTRLLESVVHVIGLVLLAGGTTAIAAFAYRIRVRHALPEGVTLILGLGVVALYLNTRTLFAQFVQGGAASPTVGEATLNVLVFAIAALASYGGNTLGDRLARSDRLSLSWLQRDLSPIVRAAGRHISVTLPAEIRDIEGYDPVEAATKESLVGRTLDFPRGLTVAELRTQLQARLKEKFDVGYVDLELSAAGEIQYLGVARRPAGIGPTLPPNAAAVAVRADPPFSATAGDIVQLWAVEDTPRKLGTGELRARVGSIATITTDRAVATAIDPEAEYRLLTLEADSRPDREFAAMLRRADETMRLLSITDSSPLVGQSVAAIDGTVLGIRTAGESVETIPNRSRVIQAGDELFVIGRPEILRKLDGTDGVHAVETESATESRSGGRPWSAGHSEKSE, via the coding sequence GTGAGTCTCGCCGTGGTCGAGCTGGGGACGCGACTGCTGGAGTCCGTGGTTCACGTGATCGGCCTGGTGCTTTTGGCGGGCGGGACGACTGCGATCGCCGCTTTCGCGTACCGGATTCGGGTTCGACACGCGCTTCCCGAGGGGGTCACGCTGATTCTCGGGCTGGGGGTCGTCGCGCTCTACCTGAACACACGCACCCTCTTCGCCCAGTTTGTCCAGGGTGGGGCTGCCAGCCCGACCGTGGGCGAGGCGACGCTCAACGTCCTGGTGTTTGCCATCGCGGCTCTCGCCTCGTACGGTGGGAACACGCTCGGGGACCGCCTGGCCCGATCCGACCGGCTCTCGCTGTCCTGGCTGCAGCGCGATCTCAGTCCGATCGTTCGGGCCGCGGGCCGTCACATCTCGGTGACCCTCCCGGCGGAGATCAGGGATATCGAGGGCTACGATCCGGTCGAGGCCGCCACGAAGGAGTCACTCGTTGGCCGGACGCTTGACTTCCCACGCGGGCTCACCGTCGCGGAACTGCGGACACAGCTCCAGGCCCGGCTCAAGGAGAAATTCGACGTGGGCTACGTCGATTTGGAACTCTCCGCGGCGGGTGAAATCCAGTATCTCGGGGTCGCCAGACGCCCAGCCGGCATCGGCCCGACCTTGCCACCGAACGCGGCCGCGGTCGCCGTCCGGGCGGATCCGCCGTTCAGCGCCACGGCGGGGGATATCGTCCAGCTCTGGGCCGTCGAGGATACGCCCCGAAAGCTCGGGACGGGCGAACTCAGGGCCCGGGTCGGCTCGATCGCGACGATCACGACTGATCGTGCTGTCGCCACGGCGATCGACCCGGAGGCGGAGTACCGGCTGCTCACCCTCGAGGCGGACTCGCGCCCGGATCGTGAGTTCGCCGCGATGCTCCGACGGGCGGACGAGACCATGCGCCTGCTCTCGATCACTGACTCCAGTCCGCTGGTCGGTCAGTCCGTCGCTGCCATCGACGGCACGGTACTGGGGATTCGGACGGCTGGCGAGTCTGTCGAGACGATCCCGAACCGGAGTCGGGTGATCCAGGCCGGGGACGAGTTGTTCGTGATCGGGCGACCCGAAATCCTCCGCAAACTGGACGGAACCGACGGCGTGCACGCTGTCGAAACGGAGTCGGCGACGGAATCCCGATCCGGGGGCCGACCGTGGTCAGCCGGCCACTCAGAGAAAAGCGAGTGA
- a CDS encoding cation:proton antiporter regulatory subunit translates to MQVPIAQVLLGVYLGLLAALFPALIAFAIGFGFKYFTNVTVPALGVVVVSGALAGVSGGLMGFIDPQMADSWTGITATAVILMASLWAHSQGDKLAVATPRGLTLRRLRESRLSSDLIERIDTLGQVHIRPIGDIQDLEGYPPLSADLRERLTAGSWKFPADLPRSELEAKLEARLLADYELVDVRVTIDKAGRAEIAAAPESAGLSRRVPTGKRAVTVKTLLPTGLARGDVVSIELSTGTVTGPVVSARTERPRPEPSIEPDEPARFDDTEPVESRPPATATTEGGLGQVTIVVSPAEAREVLRTAFAPIVVHPRGTYREYETIALLTDAGAKFRKYSLGADSDLVGQTIGGAQIRDTYGVAVLAIRRPTERIVAPSGRTELHGGDDLIVVGTSDQLAAFEEVIA, encoded by the coding sequence ATGCAGGTCCCGATCGCACAGGTGCTACTCGGGGTGTATCTCGGCCTGTTGGCCGCCCTGTTTCCGGCGCTCATCGCCTTTGCGATCGGCTTTGGATTCAAATATTTCACCAACGTGACCGTCCCCGCGCTCGGGGTGGTGGTCGTGAGTGGCGCACTCGCGGGGGTTTCGGGCGGACTCATGGGATTCATCGACCCGCAGATGGCCGACAGCTGGACGGGAATCACCGCCACAGCGGTCATCCTGATGGCGAGTCTCTGGGCGCACAGCCAGGGGGACAAACTGGCCGTGGCGACACCGCGGGGGCTCACCCTGCGCCGGCTCCGGGAGAGCCGGCTCTCCAGCGATCTCATCGAGCGGATCGACACGCTCGGCCAGGTCCACATCCGACCGATCGGGGACATCCAGGATCTGGAGGGGTATCCGCCGCTGTCGGCGGACCTCCGGGAGCGTCTCACCGCTGGCTCCTGGAAGTTTCCCGCCGACCTGCCGCGGTCGGAACTCGAGGCCAAGCTCGAAGCGCGACTCCTCGCCGATTACGAACTCGTAGACGTCCGGGTCACCATCGACAAGGCGGGCCGGGCCGAGATCGCGGCGGCCCCCGAATCCGCTGGCCTCTCGCGTCGAGTCCCGACGGGCAAACGGGCCGTGACGGTCAAGACGCTGTTGCCGACCGGGCTCGCCCGGGGCGACGTGGTCTCGATCGAACTTTCCACTGGGACGGTGACCGGCCCCGTCGTGAGTGCCAGAACCGAACGGCCCAGGCCCGAACCGTCTATCGAGCCGGACGAGCCGGCACGTTTTGACGACACCGAACCGGTCGAGTCACGACCGCCAGCCACCGCGACCACCGAGGGCGGTCTGGGGCAGGTGACGATCGTGGTCTCGCCGGCCGAGGCGCGGGAGGTGCTCCGGACGGCGTTCGCCCCGATCGTCGTCCACCCCCGGGGGACATATCGTGAGTACGAGACGATCGCGTTGCTCACCGACGCGGGCGCCAAGTTCCGGAAGTACTCACTGGGTGCGGACAGCGACCTGGTGGGCCAGACGATCGGCGGGGCCCAGATCAGGGACACTTACGGCGTCGCCGTGCTGGCGATTCGTCGGCCGACCGAACGGATCGTCGCGCCCAGTGGACGGACCGAATTGCACGGCGGCGATGACCTGATCGTCGTGGGCACCAGCGACCAGTTGGCTGCCTTCGAGGAGGTGATCGCGTGA
- a CDS encoding NAD-binding protein, which translates to MSPSLRLRDFLSVDADSLAPRVTVGLTIAVALLSIVTGVANISAQSVVGPLAEFIPVGVQRTAGFTGVLTGFLMLASALGLRRGLRVAWFSTIALLPLTAVQGLLQSSPLSVPLVVLSVLALPGVVYNRSRFTRSLSLSTSQLAALFAIVGVQVYGTVGTYALREEFASVETLVDAFYYTLVTASTVGYGDATPLTQVARLFGMSVVVFGTASFALALGTLLGPLLEARFARALGRMTDRNYDLLEDHVLILGWGELTEAIFEEIEPGESYVLVTDETDRVARLADRDIEVLAGNPSDEAPLRSAGIEHARTVLVATNDDGDDALAVLTARELNPDVRIVAAATNRENVPKLRRAGADSVISPIALGARMLVDASFGERAE; encoded by the coding sequence ATGTCACCTTCCCTCCGTCTCCGCGATTTCCTGTCCGTCGACGCCGACTCGCTCGCCCCGCGGGTCACAGTCGGGTTGACCATCGCCGTCGCCCTCCTCTCGATCGTGACCGGCGTGGCGAACATCAGCGCCCAGAGCGTCGTCGGGCCGCTGGCGGAGTTCATCCCGGTGGGCGTCCAGCGTACCGCCGGGTTCACCGGCGTGCTGACCGGCTTTTTGATGCTCGCGAGCGCGCTCGGTCTCCGTCGCGGCCTCCGGGTGGCCTGGTTCTCGACGATCGCGCTGCTGCCGCTCACCGCTGTCCAGGGCCTCTTGCAGTCGAGCCCGCTCTCGGTTCCTCTCGTGGTGCTCTCGGTACTGGCGCTGCCGGGCGTGGTCTACAACCGCTCGCGGTTCACCCGCTCGCTCTCGCTTTCGACCTCACAGCTGGCGGCGCTTTTCGCCATCGTCGGCGTCCAGGTCTATGGGACCGTCGGGACCTACGCCCTCCGCGAGGAGTTCGCCTCGGTCGAGACCCTCGTCGACGCCTTCTACTACACGCTTGTTACCGCCTCGACGGTCGGCTACGGCGACGCGACACCCCTGACACAGGTCGCCCGGCTCTTCGGGATGTCAGTGGTCGTCTTCGGCACCGCCAGTTTCGCGCTGGCCCTCGGTACACTCTTGGGGCCGCTCCTCGAAGCTCGATTCGCCAGAGCGCTTGGACGCATGACCGACCGAAACTACGACCTCCTCGAGGACCACGTCCTCATCCTCGGCTGGGGGGAACTGACCGAGGCCATCTTCGAGGAGATCGAGCCCGGGGAGAGCTACGTCCTCGTCACCGACGAGACCGACCGCGTCGCCAGACTGGCCGATCGTGACATCGAGGTGCTCGCGGGGAACCCCAGTGACGAGGCTCCGCTCCGGTCGGCCGGTATCGAACACGCCCGGACAGTGTTGGTGGCGACGAACGACGACGGGGACGACGCCCTCGCCGTGCTCACCGCCCGGGAGCTGAATCCCGACGTTCGGATCGTCGCTGCGGCGACGAATCGGGAGAACGTCCCGAAGCTCCGCCGGGCGGGGGCCGATTCGGTCATCAGCCCGATCGCCCTCGGGGCCCGGATGCTGGTCGACGCGAGCTTCGGCGAGCGGGCGGAGTGA
- a CDS encoding L-lactate MFS transporter — protein sequence MGSDSSSKNRWLIAASAMLIHISIGSVYAYSVYQNPIQQSQGWSIAAVTAAFTVAIFTLGLSTAILGRYVERYGPRVSGFVAASTYGTGTALAGVAVDMGSHVAFLLTYGVLAGIGLGIGYITPISTLVKWFPDRRGLATGLAVMGFGAGALVTGPVANALIGVVGIPSTFYILGVAYFLAMAAGASYLQKPPEGWQPGGLDLDEGDGNTRMGVRVESDLQQLTASEAIRTPQFYLVWVIVFINISAGIMLLSVASNMTQAVTGASAAVAATVVGFIGVFNGAGRIVWSSLSDYLGRTRTYAIFFTIQIVAFLALPRVTTLPLFAGITFLIITCYGGGFACLPAYLADLFGTQELGAIHGYALTAWSLAGVAGPTLVSRIVEATGSYRLSFYVVSGALFIGLLSVGLLRWRVGVVRNAQLEMTPHAGLEP from the coding sequence ATGGGCTCGGACAGCTCGAGCAAAAATCGCTGGCTGATCGCGGCTTCGGCCATGCTCATCCACATTTCGATCGGGTCCGTGTACGCCTACAGCGTCTACCAAAATCCGATTCAACAGTCCCAGGGCTGGAGTATCGCTGCCGTGACTGCAGCCTTCACGGTGGCGATTTTTACCCTCGGACTGTCGACCGCTATTCTGGGGCGATACGTGGAGCGATACGGACCCCGAGTCTCGGGCTTTGTGGCTGCAAGCACGTACGGGACCGGAACCGCCCTTGCAGGGGTCGCCGTCGACATGGGAAGCCATGTCGCGTTTCTGCTGACCTACGGCGTGCTCGCCGGAATCGGACTCGGGATCGGATACATCACCCCCATATCGACGCTCGTGAAGTGGTTCCCGGATCGGCGGGGGCTGGCAACCGGGCTTGCAGTCATGGGTTTCGGTGCCGGCGCGCTGGTGACCGGTCCCGTCGCAAATGCTCTTATTGGAGTGGTGGGAATCCCATCGACGTTCTACATCCTCGGCGTCGCCTACTTTCTCGCAATGGCGGCCGGGGCGAGTTATCTCCAGAAGCCTCCCGAAGGGTGGCAACCCGGAGGGCTAGACCTGGATGAGGGGGACGGGAACACACGAATGGGAGTGAGGGTGGAGTCGGACTTACAGCAGCTAACGGCCAGTGAGGCGATCCGGACGCCGCAGTTTTACCTCGTGTGGGTCATCGTCTTCATCAATATCTCGGCAGGAATTATGCTCCTGTCTGTCGCGTCGAACATGACACAGGCAGTTACGGGCGCGAGTGCGGCCGTCGCAGCCACGGTCGTCGGGTTCATCGGGGTCTTCAACGGGGCCGGCCGAATCGTCTGGTCGTCCCTGTCGGATTACCTTGGTCGGACCCGGACGTACGCGATTTTCTTCACGATCCAGATCGTCGCCTTCCTGGCCTTGCCCAGAGTCACCACGCTGCCGTTGTTCGCAGGCATTACCTTTCTCATTATTACCTGCTATGGCGGTGGATTTGCCTGCCTGCCGGCGTATCTCGCCGACCTTTTCGGCACGCAGGAGCTTGGCGCCATTCACGGCTACGCCCTCACCGCGTGGTCACTGGCTGGCGTCGCTGGCCCCACGCTTGTGTCCCGGATCGTGGAAGCTACAGGGAGCTACCGGCTTTCGTTCTACGTCGTGAGTGGAGCCCTGTTCATCGGGCTCCTCAGCGTTGGACTCCTTCGATGGAGGGTCGGCGTCGTTCGAAACGCCCAGCTAGAAATGACACCACACGCCGGACTCGAACCCTGA
- a CDS encoding twin-arginine translocation signal domain-containing protein, with the protein MDSNQPPDHGADLGLGVSRRQMLKGLGIGAAAGVGFTGAANAHEVIGTPVFCGCSQLCVCVNGTADVLMAQETEDGFEIGFVVGEDELDPYPRGEPRFRGDFCLDTAQDEILDGMIIGLQVDSNRWVNPNACAQDALNAEQEQLDSTHPRPAVRAERAVKNHRVNQHAR; encoded by the coding sequence ATGGACTCAAACCAGCCACCAGATCACGGGGCCGATCTCGGCCTCGGTGTATCACGCCGCCAGATGTTGAAGGGTCTGGGAATCGGGGCGGCTGCGGGGGTCGGCTTTACCGGTGCTGCAAACGCTCACGAGGTTATTGGAACGCCCGTCTTCTGTGGGTGTTCCCAGCTCTGTGTCTGTGTTAACGGCACCGCTGACGTGCTCATGGCCCAGGAGACCGAGGACGGCTTCGAGATCGGATTTGTCGTCGGCGAGGACGAACTCGATCCCTATCCACGGGGTGAACCACGGTTTCGCGGTGACTTCTGTCTCGACACTGCCCAGGACGAGATTCTCGATGGGATGATCATTGGCCTCCAGGTCGACAGCAACCGGTGGGTCAACCCGAACGCCTGTGCGCAGGACGCATTGAACGCCGAACAGGAGCAGTTGGACTCGACTCATCCTCGGCCCGCGGTGAGAGCGGAACGCGCTGTGAAAAACCACCGTGTAAATCAACACGCTCGGTAA